DNA sequence from the Candidatus Gracilibacteria bacterium genome:
AATCGTCCATTCTTCCTGTTCCATAACCATAAAGCCCAATTCCTTCCCGGCAATATTTTGAATCGCCAAAATCAACCGCCCCCCTTTAAGCACTCCCCTTTCCTTTCCCAATTCGCGTTCAGCCGCTCCCAACTCTTGTTCGGAAAGTAAAAATTCGCCCCAACTCGCGGGAATCTCCAATTTTCCGGTCGCTTTATTTTTCAACACAATGATTCCCCGTTCCGCTTGCGCCATATTTTCCATTTTCAGCCCGATTTCTCGAATCAGCCCCGGAATATCTTGCCGATAATGACTCACCAACTGAGCGATTTCATACAAGGTGACCAACTCTTGATTGGTGGTTTGCAACCGTTGATTGAGCACTTTTAACAACCCGACCAACAGCGCCATCGCTTTTTCCGGACTTTTTTTCAAAAAATCATAAAAAGAAACCCTGGTAAGAATCAACGCTTCCACCTCTTCCAACGCTTTCGCCGCCGCAGAACGCGGCTTATCGGACAACAACGCGCCTTCTCCAAAAAGAGACCCGGGCACGAGCACCGCCAAAATCTTTTTATGCGACTGATCGTCTCC
Encoded proteins:
- a CDS encoding cyclic nucleotide-binding serine/threonine-protein kinase, with translation MSDFSPFIDEIFAGIALEERERFLKGEEVWNRKTIPEGEMIFEEGVKSTDLYLILKGRVEISKQIGDDQSHKKILAVLVPGSLFGEGALLSDKPRSAAAKALEEVEALILTRVSFYDFLKKSPEKAMALLVGLLKVLNQRLQTTNQELVTLYEIAQLVSHYRQDIPGLIREIGLKMENMAQAERGIIVLKNKATGKLEIPASWGEFLLSEQELGAAERELGKERGVLKGGRLILAIQNIAGKELGFMVMEQEEWTIEEQKIARAIADQLGIAIADYEFMASEEDRSRLKREKIQF